The following coding sequences are from one Elusimicrobium minutum Pei191 window:
- a CDS encoding sensor domain-containing diguanylate cyclase, translating to MFGFNDRHRPKLQLYHFHKRLNQTFQNTSALLNQALPFMQKILGLDRIYFFNWEKNRELLSLTMLCKDGYCMDMQETISSTGKQEIMADLLAKGYSLKSDLSYPAIYVFLQWKAPAAYGKNGGNSAMQEKFGVLRLERFNKSKKFSEKEIRLIKGLVSEISHNMINTEIDQDNSERLRLATTLNDLAAVFASSMRFNDAIEVILRGVQKTFKFDRVRMYLFDYEGANIRASLSTDIAGNVSRRDGNIDPAEIKNVSNMEESFSSRVLNLPLNVQGKRVGILIFDNLLSRRDITYLDFLHVKQFSSQIALAVDNAVLFERVQDLYNYDELTKLPVRRYFNEKLIEEIYRSERFELTMSVIILDIDHFKTINDTFGHSTGDIVLKSVSDTILKSLRQTDFPCRYGGDEIMIMLPRTSGQEAKYTARRLSEGIKKIKIPEQYTNGREYIISITQGIAVYPQDSSDAIDLFNKADRALYYAKNKERGTYALYNEIPPESK from the coding sequence ATGTTCGGTTTTAATGACAGGCACAGGCCCAAATTGCAGCTTTACCATTTTCATAAAAGGCTGAACCAGACTTTCCAAAATACAAGCGCCTTGTTAAACCAGGCTTTGCCTTTTATGCAAAAAATTTTGGGGCTGGACCGTATTTACTTTTTTAATTGGGAAAAAAACCGCGAGCTTCTTTCACTTACCATGCTTTGCAAAGACGGCTACTGCATGGACATGCAGGAAACTATTTCCTCAACAGGCAAGCAGGAAATCATGGCTGATCTTCTAGCGAAAGGGTATTCCTTAAAAAGTGATTTAAGCTACCCCGCGATTTATGTTTTTTTACAATGGAAGGCGCCCGCCGCTTACGGTAAAAACGGCGGCAACTCCGCCATGCAGGAAAAGTTTGGCGTGTTAAGGCTTGAACGTTTTAACAAATCTAAAAAATTTAGTGAAAAAGAAATCAGGTTAATCAAGGGGCTTGTCAGCGAAATTTCCCATAATATGATTAACACGGAAATAGATCAGGACAACTCAGAACGCCTTAGGCTTGCCACCACGTTAAATGATTTAGCCGCGGTGTTTGCTTCTTCCATGCGTTTTAACGACGCTATTGAAGTTATTTTGCGCGGCGTGCAAAAAACTTTTAAATTTGACCGTGTAAGAATGTATTTGTTTGATTATGAAGGTGCAAACATACGCGCCTCTTTAAGCACTGATATAGCGGGCAATGTTTCCAGAAGGGACGGTAATATTGACCCCGCCGAAATAAAAAACGTTTCAAACATGGAAGAGTCTTTCAGCTCGCGCGTACTTAACCTGCCGCTTAATGTGCAGGGGAAAAGGGTGGGTATTTTAATTTTTGACAATCTTCTTTCCCGCCGCGATATTACGTATTTGGATTTTTTGCATGTTAAACAGTTTTCCTCCCAAATCGCGCTGGCGGTTGATAACGCAGTTTTGTTCGAGCGCGTGCAGGACCTTTATAATTATGACGAACTTACCAAACTGCCCGTAAGAAGGTATTTTAATGAAAAACTGATAGAGGAAATTTACCGCTCCGAGCGGTTTGAGCTTACAATGTCGGTTATTATTTTAGATATTGACCATTTTAAAACAATTAACGATACTTTCGGCCACAGTACGGGCGATATTGTTTTAAAATCCGTAAGCGATACTATATTAAAAAGTTTAAGACAGACTGACTTTCCCTGCCGCTACGGCGGCGATGAAATCATGATTATGCTTCCGCGCACAAGCGGGCAGGAAGCTAAGTATACCGCAAGACGTTTATCTGAGGGTATTAAAAAAATCAAAATACCGGAGCAGTACACCAACGGACGGGAGTATATCATTTCAATTACCCAGGGTATAGCAGTGTACCCTCAGGATTCTTCAGACGCTATTGATTTATTTAATAAAGCGGACAGGGCTTTATATTACGCTAAAAACAAAGAACGCGGCACATACGCTCTTTATAATGAAATACCTCCCGAAAGTAAATAG
- a CDS encoding S41 family peptidase codes for MKNKINRQAVIIAVVFFLGTLFPYAYSGIDNGLQKLKTLVDVIEFVKGNYVEETKFEDLVTNAVKGVVNNLDLFSEYLPPKDYKDLKTETKGEFGGVGIRLTQGDGYLEISSPMPGTPAFEAEIMPKDRITHIDKESVANMTLEEAVEKMRGKIGSKVRLTIMRKKENSEEFETLPDFILKRAKIVPEVVYYRMLEDGIGYIYVIDFSGHTMEKLEQALKSLHKQGMTGLVLDLRFNPGGLLGAAVDMAGKFLGEEKLVVYTQGRRPIYYNEYKAPVKAEYKDLPMVLLVNEASASGSEIVAGALQDHNRAVLIGARTYGKASVQQVQPLGDGSAIRLTIARYYTPLGRLIHRNHKDKNSKDTGGIVPDILIKPEAEDLKQIYTLYNNAVHTPGKKTEYANINDTALDKAKELLKDPEKYEDVLLNSPAKKEAEEKVKNEEGKN; via the coding sequence ATGAAGAATAAAATAAACAGACAGGCAGTTATAATAGCGGTGGTTTTCTTTTTAGGGACTTTATTCCCGTATGCTTACAGCGGTATTGATAACGGGTTGCAAAAATTAAAAACATTAGTTGACGTTATTGAATTTGTAAAGGGAAATTACGTGGAGGAAACCAAATTTGAGGATTTGGTTACCAACGCGGTAAAAGGGGTTGTTAATAATTTAGATTTGTTTTCGGAATATCTTCCGCCGAAAGATTATAAAGATTTAAAGACGGAAACAAAAGGCGAGTTCGGCGGCGTAGGCATACGTTTAACACAGGGAGACGGATATTTGGAAATTTCTTCCCCCATGCCCGGCACGCCCGCTTTTGAGGCAGAAATCATGCCTAAGGACCGCATTACGCATATTGATAAGGAAAGTGTTGCAAATATGACTTTGGAAGAAGCAGTTGAAAAAATGCGCGGTAAGATAGGTTCCAAAGTAAGGCTTACGATAATGCGTAAAAAAGAAAACAGCGAAGAATTTGAAACTTTGCCTGACTTTATTTTGAAAAGAGCTAAAATTGTGCCGGAAGTTGTTTACTACAGAATGCTTGAAGACGGTATAGGATATATATATGTTATAGATTTTTCCGGACATACCATGGAAAAATTAGAGCAGGCTTTAAAGAGTTTGCACAAACAAGGCATGACAGGGCTTGTATTGGATTTGCGTTTTAACCCCGGCGGTCTTTTGGGCGCGGCTGTTGATATGGCGGGTAAATTTTTAGGTGAAGAAAAACTTGTTGTATACACGCAAGGCAGACGCCCTATTTACTATAACGAGTATAAAGCGCCGGTAAAGGCGGAATATAAAGATCTTCCGATGGTGCTTTTGGTTAATGAAGCGTCAGCTTCCGGCAGCGAAATTGTGGCCGGCGCGCTGCAAGACCATAACAGGGCGGTTCTTATAGGAGCCAGAACATACGGTAAAGCAAGCGTGCAGCAGGTGCAGCCCTTGGGGGACGGTTCCGCCATACGTTTGACTATAGCGCGTTACTATACGCCTTTGGGCCGTTTGATACACCGCAACCATAAAGATAAAAATTCCAAAGATACCGGCGGCATAGTGCCTGATATTTTAATTAAACCCGAAGCGGAAGATTTAAAGCAAATTTACACTCTTTATAATAACGCGGTTCATACTCCAGGTAAAAAAACAGAGTATGCCAATATTAACGACACCGCTTTAGATAAGGCAAAAGAACTTCTTAAAGACCCTGAAAAATATGAAGATGTTTTACTAAATTCCCCGGCTAAAAAAGAAGCCGAAGAAAAAGTAAAAAATGAGGAAGGTAAAAATTAA
- a CDS encoding murein hydrolase activator EnvC family protein: MEKILTLTCSALILASFLWAEPTKQDLDALQSKAKEKEEELKKIKEEENKINRELSNLEKKRLAAQQLMNKLEHDMSLVEQRKITTANKKEALERSLPVWEDSLQKEAEYYIVSNLDSSKYFDSDDLKGAILMDRALHHKSAFVVELKKENKIAVDQIGVFEARNKKLQEENEKIEEQRSMITKDFQKRRVDLNTTKKKYDSAKAELDEINKSAKEMMSLLTAAEEKRKKEAIKQAKAKGESQAPKTAPQIDISKNSLPAPVSGTVISKFGKEYNKDLNTWIFRDGIKLSAKKGETVYSVAEGSVIYAGSFRSYGNVVIINHGHGFFTIYGYLNRIDVENGDTVGARTPIGIVGMDNQQGSMGTGRTALYFEVRQGTTAVDPELWLK, translated from the coding sequence ATGGAAAAGATTTTAACTTTAACCTGCTCGGCGTTGATTTTAGCTTCTTTTTTGTGGGCTGAGCCTACAAAACAAGATCTTGACGCTTTGCAAAGCAAAGCAAAGGAAAAAGAAGAAGAACTTAAAAAAATAAAAGAAGAAGAAAATAAAATAAATAGAGAACTTTCCAATTTGGAAAAGAAAAGGCTTGCCGCGCAGCAGTTGATGAACAAGCTTGAGCACGATATGTCTTTAGTTGAACAACGTAAAATAACCACGGCCAATAAAAAAGAAGCGCTTGAACGCTCTTTACCGGTATGGGAAGATTCGCTGCAAAAAGAAGCAGAGTACTATATTGTTTCTAATTTAGATTCCTCCAAATATTTTGACAGCGACGATCTTAAAGGCGCAATTTTAATGGACCGGGCTTTGCATCATAAATCCGCTTTTGTGGTTGAGTTAAAAAAAGAAAATAAAATAGCTGTTGACCAAATTGGAGTTTTTGAGGCGCGCAATAAAAAGCTGCAGGAAGAGAATGAAAAAATTGAAGAACAGCGCTCAATGATAACAAAGGATTTTCAAAAAAGAAGAGTGGATTTAAACACTACAAAAAAGAAGTATGATTCGGCCAAAGCCGAGCTTGATGAAATAAATAAATCAGCTAAAGAAATGATGAGTCTTCTTACGGCGGCGGAAGAAAAGCGTAAGAAAGAAGCCATAAAGCAGGCTAAGGCGAAAGGCGAAAGCCAGGCGCCTAAAACAGCGCCTCAAATTGATATAAGCAAAAATTCTTTGCCCGCACCTGTAAGCGGAACGGTTATAAGCAAGTTCGGTAAAGAATATAATAAAGATTTAAACACATGGATTTTTAGAGACGGTATTAAACTGAGCGCCAAAAAAGGAGAAACGGTTTACAGCGTGGCTGAAGGTTCCGTTATTTACGCGGGTTCATTTAGAAGTTACGGCAACGTGGTTATTATAAACCACGGGCACGGGTTTTTTACTATTTACGGATATTTGAACAGGATAGACGTTGAAAACGGCGACACTGTAGGTGCGAGAACGCCTATCGGAATAGTAGGTATGGATAACCAGCAAGGTTCAATGGGTACCGGCAGGACGGCGCTTTATTTTGAGGTAAGACAGGGCACAACCGCCGTAGATCCGGAGCTTTGGCTTAAATAA
- a CDS encoding extracellular solute-binding protein, producing the protein MLFWMMPDSGSNTKKDFENFLLPFKKANPGINIKVEYITRHNLWNKLFLLRFEKNPGQLPDIIEIPHTWTPVLTASDLIENLSELEPSLTVNKYLAPLVSHCYKQGTKDIYSLPWWLDVMALHYRADHLATVSKNPEADLGTWQGMLDICARLKTEFAHDPNYYPIQNSDWRGNLSVRSILPCIWGRGSDLFSHDGSRCNFTEPAFIDGLEDYIKLADRGYLPVLRERGSVGTMVSGRASLFITRRQGLSMFEATKTPFQINTLNVPATGKESVSFLSGINLVITKSSSKKEEALKFLNWLMTREAQLKYASLMEAFPAVEDTFDEFIFSSPKRMVIYAKIIATARTISTNMVAASATKMINEVLEKVSMEIINGRYDREFLERELVPISKEADYLLNLYGG; encoded by the coding sequence ATGTTATTTTGGATGATGCCAGACTCAGGCTCCAACACAAAAAAGGATTTTGAAAACTTTTTACTGCCTTTTAAAAAAGCCAACCCCGGCATTAATATTAAGGTTGAGTATATTACGCGTCATAATTTGTGGAATAAACTTTTTTTACTGAGGTTTGAAAAAAATCCCGGACAGTTGCCAGATATTATTGAAATCCCGCATACATGGACGCCTGTTTTAACCGCGTCCGATTTAATAGAAAATCTTTCGGAACTGGAACCTTCTTTAACTGTAAATAAATATTTGGCCCCGCTTGTCTCTCATTGCTATAAGCAGGGCACAAAAGATATTTATTCTTTGCCTTGGTGGCTTGATGTTATGGCGCTTCACTACCGCGCGGACCATTTGGCTACTGTAAGCAAAAACCCTGAGGCGGACTTGGGCACCTGGCAGGGTATGCTTGATATTTGCGCCAGGTTAAAAACGGAGTTCGCGCATGATCCCAACTATTACCCTATTCAAAACAGCGACTGGAGGGGAAACCTTTCCGTAAGAAGTATTTTACCTTGCATTTGGGGCAGAGGTTCGGACTTGTTTTCGCATGACGGCTCACGCTGCAATTTTACGGAACCCGCTTTTATAGACGGGCTTGAAGATTATATTAAACTGGCCGACCGCGGGTATCTGCCCGTACTTAGGGAGCGCGGATCTGTAGGAACTATGGTATCGGGAAGGGCAAGTTTGTTTATAACAAGGCGGCAGGGGTTAAGCATGTTTGAGGCTACAAAAACCCCTTTTCAAATTAACACTTTAAATGTTCCCGCCACGGGTAAAGAAAGCGTGTCCTTTTTATCAGGCATCAATTTGGTTATAACAAAATCAAGCTCTAAAAAAGAAGAGGCCCTTAAATTTTTAAACTGGCTTATGACGCGTGAGGCGCAGCTTAAATACGCCTCGCTTATGGAAGCTTTCCCGGCGGTTGAAGACACTTTTGATGAATTTATTTTCTCCTCCCCCAAGCGTATGGTTATATACGCAAAAATTATTGCTACGGCAAGAACAATTTCCACAAACATGGTTGCCGCCAGCGCTACAAAAATGATTAATGAGGTGCTTGAAAAGGTTTCTATGGAAATTATTAACGGGCGTTACGACAGAGAATTTCTTGAACGTGAGCTTGTTCCCATATCCAAAGAGGCGGATTATCTTCTTAATCTGTACGGGGGTTAG
- the tsaD gene encoding tRNA (adenosine(37)-N6)-threonylcarbamoyltransferase complex transferase subunit TsaD has translation MKTDKDITILGIETTCDETSAAILKSGRDLVSNVVHTQIDIHKKYCGVVPELASRAHAVKVAEVVKEALGNHKIDLVAFASGPGLPGGLMVGRVAAEAVSALKNVPIIGVNHLEGHLFACEFDAKEGKIAADKQLKFPLIALIVSGGHTELWYVKNYGDYKMLGRTRDDAAGEAFDKVAKLLGLGYPGGPVVAKEALKGNPEAIKFPRPMMKGTFEFSFSGIKTAVSYYLRDHKDIKKEDVCASFQAAMVETLVAKTFQAVKKYKVKNVAVGGGVAANELLKESMVKRGQKEGVDVSFVPRALSSDNGAMIALAGYKKFMFAGKFNANIRINPNMRIKNWGK, from the coding sequence ATGAAAACCGATAAAGATATAACAATTTTAGGTATAGAAACCACATGTGACGAAACTTCCGCCGCCATACTTAAAAGCGGGCGGGATTTAGTTTCTAACGTGGTGCACACCCAAATCGATATACATAAAAAATATTGCGGCGTAGTGCCCGAACTCGCCAGCCGCGCCCATGCGGTTAAAGTGGCAGAAGTGGTAAAAGAAGCGCTTGGTAACCATAAAATAGATTTAGTAGCTTTCGCAAGCGGCCCCGGTTTGCCCGGCGGTCTTATGGTAGGCAGAGTAGCTGCGGAAGCAGTGTCCGCTTTAAAAAATGTTCCTATAATAGGAGTAAACCATTTGGAAGGACATTTGTTTGCCTGTGAATTTGACGCTAAAGAAGGGAAAATAGCAGCCGATAAACAACTTAAATTTCCTTTAATAGCTTTAATAGTTTCCGGCGGACATACCGAACTTTGGTACGTAAAAAATTACGGCGATTATAAAATGCTGGGACGCACAAGGGACGACGCTGCGGGCGAAGCTTTTGACAAAGTGGCTAAACTTTTGGGGCTTGGTTATCCGGGCGGGCCTGTTGTCGCTAAAGAGGCTTTAAAAGGAAACCCAGAGGCTATTAAATTCCCAAGACCGATGATGAAGGGAACTTTTGAATTTTCTTTCAGCGGTATTAAAACAGCTGTAAGCTATTACCTGCGCGACCATAAAGATATAAAAAAAGAAGATGTGTGCGCTTCTTTCCAGGCGGCGATGGTGGAAACTCTTGTGGCTAAAACTTTCCAGGCTGTAAAAAAATATAAAGTTAAAAATGTGGCTGTCGGCGGCGGCGTCGCGGCTAATGAACTTTTAAAAGAAAGCATGGTAAAACGCGGTCAGAAGGAAGGAGTGGATGTTTCTTTCGTACCGAGGGCGCTCTCTTCCGATAACGGCGCCATGATTGCCCTTGCCGGATATAAAAAATTTATGTTTGCCGGTAAGTTTAACGCTAATATTAGAATCAACCCTAACATGAGAATTAAAAACTGGGGGAAATAA
- a CDS encoding FlgD immunoglobulin-like domain containing protein produces the protein MNSKKQNNYSTLFSGKKILIKIIFSLIFTTIFSAAATAQTAQISKVFTAYPTTGLTSPIYCDSQIPGQEVSFITTNSINPVGVIDPTINSALIEFDKPFNWTSASAASGTPLWSAGYRYPNHCLQLCVTVQCSTISDNVSPTPSYPIQTVRFEIFKFLEQSNPEDDKATPAIRTINLYPTGGVYRCGGYKINDPNSTNIYCDTGAGTPPALQTSCPHGAQVTASTTINDADNVLRFCAAWDGAYNFDSEFAKTNGTFGVRARIQTTFQPPVTISETPIEIDHVAVYPGQNQQPILIDVTNVHSVRTTATVVGNIEAVATEPYKIKYRLSKDANVTMRIFDSSATTPVDTSSTTALRRTLINDEPRLGEGSPDGGQLPNNPEVTATVEEEPFDGRDNTGRLLPPGNYLVAIKAQKSDEWGNDVSGEKTYDLTLDPLKLTDRVITGLNQMSTAYASISYLLTEAATVYFQVYTPGTTVSNVYIDTNPTTGAVAPTAAGTKPTVTGGVLVYENIEQKGKRNTVNTKWDGTCGMAGGCAFPTAIGGGAYDLGQYLPDGNYVYVIWAEIPYTGDTYTNAAGNVFYAVKTRMYHNGIIPIDRGNVDITIQPVKYSTMGSSPIAYGLDPFEFNYSISREAPTTVVVKNTANVVVKTIIKDQVQVAQQMNQFKWDGLDDYGRYPSPGTYSLEVTTRDPIFPDKVYSQTALFPIDIFRVVDVADTPLLGETNAFATLSYSLTKTQNVDIYIYDKSVSIPNDITATWPPVGLNLVTGEYNGNMPLKSYRGVKAGEGLTNTETWDGTNQADASPVADGQYPYIIIASSTAPGSIYYDGAFPVVSMSPQNPFVAGSSVGGYGSIYSSDRVTGFINVTRGGVYFVPASIKISGSTPKLYHSTEVVNNVPSYTIEFTVSRTAQVDIDILSRDGKDCYGNPIASNVSQPVCRTIKDSGFNQFGLQNIFEGNKAARVFWDGKDNFGNYVASGAYTVRLRANGYPLEVSNPSFVGSETYCYESPSIIGHRRCTTAELATPAGLCSDGSAAQVSGTAPNRILVCPSAYEATETRLLNANLFQIFDIYVEDIAERQQVGLFAYQTSVPMKVGIQIFKPGTYIKDYSTGEVANGSFVNSSCYENPAQGSPVCTPAQLLAPSSFCTASGTFASIEGSAPNRRITCSTSSSSSEKDLLVKAIVGMRPNLLSIEDVWDGKDFAMQDVPDGLYPFRFVSVTQGNTNHMDSFYGTIDDIRNIADWEKYANMQPTEFTVARGDGKFVCSDWEKSVIFFPNPMRSNKAYFEVTKIPVPGDMSVKIYNIAGDQIRTQNYSCVDNNNNTVTMGSSLRIQPDNGAQGGTAPTGDFTNLRNAELRCEWDKKNDHGRTVARGVYFGLVEFKATGGGKEHCQRVVKILIP, from the coding sequence ATGAACAGTAAAAAACAAAACAACTATTCAACTCTTTTCTCCGGAAAAAAAATCCTCATAAAAATTATTTTTTCCTTAATATTTACAACAATATTTTCAGCGGCCGCGACGGCTCAAACAGCGCAAATAAGTAAAGTTTTTACGGCCTACCCTACTACCGGTTTAACAAGCCCTATTTATTGCGATAGTCAAATCCCCGGGCAAGAAGTTAGTTTTATCACAACAAATTCCATTAATCCTGTAGGAGTGATTGACCCTACCATAAACTCCGCTCTTATTGAATTTGACAAACCGTTTAACTGGACCTCAGCTTCCGCTGCTTCCGGCACGCCTTTATGGAGCGCCGGGTACAGATATCCCAACCATTGTTTGCAGCTTTGCGTTACGGTTCAATGTTCAACAATATCTGACAATGTGTCGCCTACTCCGTCTTATCCCATACAAACCGTAAGGTTTGAAATTTTTAAATTTTTAGAGCAAAGCAACCCTGAAGATGACAAAGCAACCCCCGCTATCAGAACCATAAATTTGTATCCCACGGGCGGTGTTTACAGATGCGGCGGTTATAAAATAAATGACCCCAACAGTACAAATATATATTGCGACACAGGTGCGGGAACTCCGCCGGCATTACAAACAAGTTGCCCGCATGGCGCTCAGGTCACCGCTTCTACAACAATTAATGACGCCGACAACGTTCTTAGGTTTTGCGCCGCGTGGGACGGGGCTTATAACTTTGACAGCGAATTTGCCAAAACAAACGGAACATTTGGCGTAAGGGCAAGAATACAAACTACTTTCCAGCCGCCTGTAACAATTTCCGAAACTCCTATTGAAATTGACCATGTAGCCGTATATCCCGGTCAAAACCAGCAGCCTATTTTAATTGATGTTACAAACGTCCATTCTGTACGTACGACAGCTACCGTTGTTGGCAACATTGAAGCCGTTGCTACCGAGCCTTATAAAATAAAATACCGCTTGTCTAAAGATGCTAACGTAACGATGAGGATTTTTGACTCAAGCGCAACAACTCCTGTTGATACAAGCAGCACAACCGCTTTAAGAAGAACGCTTATTAATGATGAACCCAGGCTGGGTGAAGGCTCTCCCGACGGCGGGCAATTGCCAAACAACCCTGAAGTTACCGCCACTGTGGAAGAAGAACCTTTTGACGGAAGGGATAACACGGGCCGCTTACTGCCGCCCGGCAACTATTTGGTTGCTATAAAAGCGCAAAAATCGGACGAATGGGGTAATGACGTTTCAGGAGAAAAAACTTATGACCTTACCCTTGATCCTTTAAAATTAACAGACCGTGTTATTACCGGTTTAAACCAAATGTCCACGGCTTATGCGTCTATTTCCTATTTATTAACCGAAGCAGCCACAGTATACTTCCAGGTTTACACTCCCGGCACCACAGTATCAAACGTATATATTGACACCAATCCGACAACCGGCGCGGTAGCCCCCACAGCAGCGGGAACAAAACCCACGGTAACCGGCGGTGTTTTAGTTTATGAAAATATTGAGCAAAAGGGTAAGAGAAACACTGTCAACACCAAGTGGGACGGCACCTGTGGCATGGCGGGAGGCTGTGCTTTCCCAACCGCTATAGGCGGCGGCGCTTATGATTTAGGCCAGTATTTACCTGATGGCAACTATGTGTACGTTATCTGGGCTGAAATACCTTATACAGGCGATACTTATACAAACGCCGCGGGCAACGTTTTCTACGCTGTCAAAACAAGAATGTACCATAACGGTATTATACCTATAGACAGAGGTAATGTTGATATAACAATACAGCCTGTTAAATACTCAACAATGGGTTCAAGCCCTATAGCTTACGGTTTAGACCCGTTTGAATTTAACTATTCAATTTCAAGGGAAGCGCCTACAACGGTTGTTGTTAAAAATACCGCTAATGTGGTGGTAAAAACAATTATTAAAGACCAGGTACAGGTAGCCCAGCAAATGAATCAGTTTAAGTGGGACGGCCTTGACGACTACGGCCGCTATCCTTCACCCGGTACATATTCTTTGGAAGTTACCACCAGAGATCCTATTTTCCCGGATAAAGTTTACTCACAAACTGCTTTATTTCCCATTGATATCTTTAGAGTGGTAGACGTTGCCGACACCCCGCTTTTGGGTGAAACAAATGCCTTTGCCACATTATCATACTCTCTTACCAAAACGCAAAATGTTGATATATATATATATGATAAGAGCGTAAGTATTCCTAATGATATTACGGCAACATGGCCGCCCGTGGGGTTAAACCTTGTTACGGGTGAATATAACGGCAATATGCCGCTTAAATCTTACAGAGGCGTAAAAGCGGGTGAAGGCTTGACAAATACAGAAACTTGGGACGGCACCAATCAGGCCGACGCGAGTCCTGTGGCCGACGGGCAGTATCCTTATATAATAATAGCCTCGTCAACCGCTCCCGGATCGATTTATTATGACGGCGCTTTCCCTGTTGTTTCAATGAGCCCTCAGAATCCTTTTGTGGCAGGCAGCAGTGTGGGCGGTTACGGTTCCATATATTCTTCAGACCGTGTAACGGGCTTTATTAACGTTACCCGCGGCGGAGTTTACTTTGTGCCCGCCTCAATTAAAATTTCAGGCTCAACGCCTAAACTGTATCACTCTACGGAAGTAGTTAACAATGTTCCTTCCTATACTATAGAGTTTACGGTTTCACGCACCGCTCAGGTTGATATTGATATACTTTCAAGAGACGGCAAAGACTGTTACGGCAATCCTATAGCGAGTAACGTTTCACAGCCTGTTTGCCGCACAATTAAGGACAGCGGTTTTAACCAGTTTGGCCTGCAAAATATTTTTGAAGGTAATAAAGCGGCCAGAGTATTCTGGGACGGTAAAGATAATTTTGGCAACTACGTCGCCTCCGGCGCTTACACCGTAAGATTAAGAGCAAACGGCTATCCTTTGGAAGTAAGCAATCCTTCTTTTGTGGGTTCGGAGACGTACTGTTACGAATCGCCCTCTATTATAGGGCACAGAAGATGTACCACTGCTGAACTCGCAACCCCAGCCGGCTTATGTTCGGACGGCAGCGCGGCGCAGGTGTCAGGTACAGCGCCAAACAGAATACTTGTATGTCCTTCCGCTTACGAAGCAACGGAAACAAGGCTTCTTAACGCCAACTTATTCCAAATATTCGACATTTATGTAGAAGATATAGCCGAACGCCAGCAAGTAGGCTTGTTTGCTTACCAGACTTCGGTTCCCATGAAAGTGGGTATACAAATTTTTAAACCCGGTACATATATTAAGGATTATTCCACGGGTGAAGTTGCCAACGGCTCATTTGTTAATTCAAGCTGTTATGAAAACCCGGCCCAGGGCAGCCCTGTTTGTACCCCGGCGCAGCTTTTAGCGCCCAGTTCTTTCTGTACGGCAAGCGGAACATTCGCAAGTATTGAAGGTTCGGCGCCGAACAGAAGAATAACATGTTCCACGTCAAGCTCATCAAGCGAAAAAGACTTGCTTGTTAAAGCCATTGTGGGTATGAGGCCCAACCTTTTATCTATTGAAGATGTTTGGGACGGTAAAGACTTTGCTATGCAAGACGTTCCGGACGGTTTATATCCTTTCAGGTTTGTCAGCGTAACACAGGGTAATACCAACCATATGGACAGTTTTTACGGTACTATCGATGATATAAGAAATATCGCCGACTGGGAAAAATATGCTAACATGCAGCCTACGGAATTTACGGTTGCAAGAGGCGACGGTAAATTTGTCTGCTCGGATTGGGAAAAATCCGTAATCTTCTTCCCTAATCCCATGAGAAGCAATAAAGCATATTTTGAAGTGACAAAGATCCCCGTGCCGGGCGACATGTCCGTTAAGATTTACAATATCGCGGGAGACCAGATAAGGACCCAAAACTACTCTTGTGTTGATAATAATAATAACACTGTCACAATGGGCTCGAGCTTGCGCATACAACCCGATAACGGCGCCCAGGGCGGCACAGCACCTACGGGCGATTTTACAAATCTCAGAAACGCGGAACTCCGCTGCGAATGGGATAAGAAAAACGACCATGGCAGAACCGTTGCCAGGGGTGTATACTTCGGTTTAGTTGAATTTAAAGCGACAGGCGGCGGCAAAGAACATTGCCAAAGAGTTGTCAAAATCTTAATACCATAG